The Plasmodium vinckei vinckei genome assembly, chromosome: PVVCY_08 genome contains the following window.
aatttattttcaaccTCGTTagtttatataatacaatttCTCACTTTATTACAATGGTAATGAAATTGAAACAAATatcatgaaaaaaatataatttattgaaAGTTTAATGTGTTACACAAtactaatataatataagaaAAGTTAGACAATATAACTttcttcaaaaaaaataagacaCGAATAGGTCATCAAATTACAAATATCTTTtcaaaagaaaagaaagtATAATGGATAATTAAAGTTTGTagaatatatagatatttttttatcgtatcatttaaaaaaaggttTAATTtaagtaaaatataataggtTTATATTGTGTATAACATATTGCCAATTTGTTATAATGCATAATgttcattattaatttgttgAAATACcccaatttattatattcaataGATTATGTCTATGCaaagtattatttttatattcatacgATATGAGAAAACGCAATTTTTAATGGTgacataatatttttttataaagcGTTATAGTATTTGCTTAGAACATAAACTCAATTAAGAAATCATAATGTCACCgttgtttattattacattttacTATATAGATTTATGATATTATTGTTGtataaacataattataaatgttttttgATTCATTAAATGCACATTGAAAAAAAGGTTATATGGTGTTATTATATCACTAGACAAAAAATGCGTAGTTCATAAGAATTCTAtagttatatattcatatgtaggttatataatatttatatattttttgtaattattagattttataaaatatatgtttggttatttgaaatattacaaaatataaggTTTTAAACACTACGcagtataattttttttattaaatatagtcTTAAAGTAACCTCCTAAGTATGGAGAGAggctatatttttgtttatacgTAATTCTTAATAGgaatgcatatttttaaacagAATGggttaattatataaaaatagcatGCAGTTATAAAGTATCAAATAActtcattaaataaatcaacAATGCCTattaatacataatatagaagcgttaataatatatattatatcgTTTTAAtagaaatgaaaataatgaataacCTTTAAAGTCTCAAAACAATATTACAATATCTCTAAatgttttcaaaaataaaggttaaaatatattgttcacaaatagtaaataaaaaaataatttgataaGATCTTAGTAAAACTTATATGTAATGTCTAATTACAACCATttcttaatatataaatagtagaatactataaaaaatatgtcatataatttatcaagtacaaattttttataataaaattatatatttgtctaatgtttaataaaatgtgtattttatatattttaatatataattaaataaaatagaaaaagtaaattaaaacatataattatataaaaaatacgaAATAAatctatttatttattacttaaatatttttaaaataaattaagaaataaaataattaattaatataatatgtaataattaaattataaataatatattttaaattaattaaaatattaaataaataaatataatatattaaataaaataaatataatatataaataaaataaatatatatatttaaataaaattaatataataaataataacttaatataattaaatacaatataaataaataagtaataatataatatatttaataaatataataatttaatataaatatatttttttataaaattatatttaaataattatattaaaatattaattttttataaataataaattaaataatatatatatttatataataatattaatttaaatatttaattttaattatttataatatattaccgtttatataatttaaaatataattattaaagattttaatataaaaaataataattaaatttaattaaatgcctataaataattaacaaataaatatatattaatttaataaatatttaattattaatattatatttaaataattaatttaatatattaaattacataaataaattaaaatattattaatttaattaataattatattaattatatatttaattatattataaatatgtatactttaataaataaaataattaaatgtattaatttatatcaaaaaatatagtttttaattaatttattaataattataataataaaacatattattttttaattaattattaaattattttattatttagtatattatattattatttattaataattaaattatttaatatatttttattattaattaaatatttataattatatttaatattaattttataattttattttaatttaattaaatatttaaattattataattaaattttataataatatatttttagtatatatttatttttaatttaattttattattttatactggaataaaaataataatttaatagacatataataaataacaattaattaattataaatataattttttatttaagaagagaattttatgaatatatatttttaattcattaatatttaattttataatggTTTAATATtcacattttataaaatacttttttggtaataattaaaatgtataaaaaataagaatgatgtatatttcaattatgatgtgtttattttaaaaatgtaagcATTAAATgatttgttttaatttatttcaatcatgacaaatatatttcatagGACATTgctaattaaaaaatatacatctgattaaataatatagaccTCAATATAATGATTTATAGGCATTATTCTGATTTTTCACTTAATAAAACATTCCTTGTTTTGTAAATATGGATAGAATCCTATTTACTTACCCTAATGAATACACTATTTTagattcaaaatattttttatattatattctattatttattactttcATTTTAAGTTTTGTATAGTTCatcatattaatatactattattaaatatttcatatatcCTTTAAGATATGTCCTTTTCTATTCCATGTTTAAACGAATTTCTTAATAGATAATTAAATGTTCTTGTTTTCCTCAACAAACTCAGTATGTTATCAGAATTTTCAAGGGGGACATTTTTAAGTTCTATTGTAAAATTTGAtattttgtcttttttttttgcatttatAGCATTATTGATATGCCCACTTTTCAAGTTTGTGTTGTTaccttttctttttatactatatttatatttaattggTTTCTTATAATGATTTACAGAGTcaactatatttatttttttactttgtGAATTTTCACATCTTAGAAATGAATCACTTCGTAGGCACACGTCCTTATTAACACAATTATTTTGTCTTTtgcctttttttttagtttcaTAATTcgaattataatttttgtttttattagaTGTATTTACTGATCGGTACGATTGTTTTATAGAATGATTCTCTTCCTTTTCTCTGTATTCATCTTTTATAtcatcaaaattattaattagtAACTTGGCCTCTTTATCtctattatattcattgtgctcaaatttaatatgtttCATAGATTCTATGAGTAATGAAATATCTTTCATGTTGTTCAACATAaagttaatattttcactaATTTCGAAGCATCCAATAAGAGCATACATATCCTTAAAAATACATcgaattttttgttttaatttttgaagCAACTCATCATAATAATGAACTTTCTTAAGGagttcatcattttcaaaCATAATTTGgacatttttcattttttcttttttcatatccaaataatatttatttttatatatttgctcTAATTGGAAGTTATCCTTTTGAATGTTTTCTAGATtatttaactttttttcaaatttgtttgtcacataaattatatgtcTTTTTAggttatttattatttcatccTTTTCTCCAGATAACTGTTTTTTTCCATCTTTTACGAAATCAGGTTTATCTATGTCTTTAttcttataatttttagaaTATGTTTTGTTATGCATATCATCCATTATATTGTCATCAATGTTATCCGATTCATAACATTTCTTATCAAAAGAAAGTTTAAATAATcccttatttttttcttcaaaaCAATCTGTAATATTATTCTTAAAATTAAACACAAACTCCGAGCTATTATATGATTCATTAGATATATAACCTCCGTCTTCCGACTTATTTATagaattctttttttcgatTAATGGGCCATCATGGTTTATAAGTGTTCGATTTTTGCTCATAgttacaataaaaaaaaaaacaacaaaataattttaaaatcacaaaattatattatacacGATTAGACATAAAACAAAAGTACAGTTTCTTTCTATCTAAggttaatatttataaaccTTAATTAagcatattaaaaaaatttaggATATATGAttgtttatgttttttaccAATGATCATATTTTCAAACGTAcacaattattttatacatattttaatgtgtaaatataagcataatatacaaaatagtgtaaattttattgattATTTGTAGactgttttatatatattaatggaTAGTAACCTAATAATAAGTCTTAATTACAtagttaatatatatagacttcgaatgtatttataaatgatagttatattttatcattttatattaatacataatataaaacCTTTAGCAATGACATTTTGATAAAACGTTATACAattttcttaatttttattgataacactttgaaatatatacattaagaaaagaaaaatataatatttaaatttatgcTTACGATAATTTTAAGAGCAACATTCATTATATAGCTAGATTTTACAAACAGATTTAATGCATAtcgtttttaatttatgatTTTCACTATTGTTtacaataattaaaaagggtacctaaaatatttatacactATATTATGCAATACCTCATAAATGGAGGTATAGAATTATAAAacagaaataaatataaaaataaagagttatttaattattttatgagatatacaatatatttttcttacaacataaaaaatggtatatttaaaagtaaaaaataaaaaagacatgttaataatattaccTTACAATAAATTTGTGAAATATTGTGtgtgtataaaaaattatacattttttttaaataagtttgatttaaattatcattaAGAATAGTTATAAGTATAAAATGtgtcatatataaataaagtagtatgattatatttaaaaaaggaaaacaGAAACAAATGTATAGATAatagaaaacaaaaaaaaatataaaaaaacatctaattataaatatcatGTAACTTTAGTGTATGCATAATAATGGgaatttttgtattatagtaaaaatatctagttataaatttttctaCATTGATTCAAATATTGTTAAACTCATTATGAAGGTTAATGTTTTATTCAATTTGGAAAGCATTtgctcattttttttgaaactaatattaatagattaaattatatttttccccTTTCCTAGAGaaaacatatatgcattGAATTGTCAACGAACACGTTTtcttcataatatatttactaaaACATCATGTGAAATACAGAATTAAGAaataattacatatatttgaatGCTCATCTTTATAAAGTTTTATATTCCtaatattgtatattaacattttatatttatgtcttttaaatataaatgttgtataataatatgtgtAGCAATATATACAAGTTCCTTATATGGGATACTAGTTCTTCAAAGTTAAGTATGaactatataattttttaaagcaGAAATTAAAGAATAATTCCAtcttttgatatatttttaatttctttaatttcagaaatataatatgtcaacatattttttatcatatattgtAGCGTTACTTCACTTTGTGAACATCCAACGCAAGCTCCTTGTAGTTGTACATAAACTATGcctaaataattttaagttaaaaataatttattagtaaaacataaatatataaatatataaacatgataaaataataaatatatcgtGCATAAGCAAATTGTGTATTTGCTATCGTACCGGTATCCATGTCAAAACagacaaattttatatctCCCCCATCATTTACTACAATTGGACGAACTCTTTTTTCtattaacaattttatactACTTATAATTTCCAtaatttcttcattttcattatatttggtttcattttttattttttgtaatatagGAAGTATATTTCCTTCGTTGGATATTGAATTATCTGAATGTTTTTGAAATGTctcaatataattatttatttcatttatataattaatataatccAAATTGTTTGATGTACTAAAATACATCGAATTGATTTCTTTTCTTAGAAaagatttatttaaaaaatttacataattgtaaaaatataaattattttttttatatatatgaattggTCCTTTGCATTTTAACCATAGCCTTCCATGAaagcatttattttttaagtgaATCATTTTTCAGTAacatgataaaaatatatataacaaggGAATTATTATGAACAAGCATATTTgtcttaaaaatattttgttttccaattttattttttatttaatttaaaatattaacaaaattttttaacattcGAATTCGGAAGTATAATGGTGAAATAATTCCGGATTTTTGgaaattttgtttattattatttcatttaataaagtataataaaatttaatacatTGTGGATTTATTCAACAAAAATaagatataattaattacatataatagttaaagtataattttttttatataaaaatattccatTTTAACACGCATAAAACGACATCCTTACACTATTATGTTTCCTTACACGCCCAGTCATGTTGACCTACCCCCAAATGAATGGGATAAACTAATTAATCAGAGAATATATGAACTTAAAAGGGAGTATGACATACATGAAAAGGTATATTTTATAGtgttatagaaaaaataaaacaataattttgcctttataacatatattcatattaatataaaatactaagagaattttataaatacacacccaaaaaaaaatactacaTGTGtacattataaatttaatttaaaatatattattatttggtaaataaaagtattaAGAGAGTTgtaaataagtatatataaatatatatttatttatagttgctaatattttaaaaacaaaccaaattaaaaatgtaatataaaACGAAAAGAGTCTGAATGTTGCTATTACAAATGAAATTTCCCATGTACATGTTTATTTATGGATATACCATTAACACGATACATTAATATGTTTTccatttcttttaaaattaacttggttattttattttgtatacaCAACATAGATGAAGCGATTTGACAACAAAAAGGAAAACGGAATTGATAAGAAAATAACAAGCTATTATGAGCTTGGTATgttatttatgtaaaaattatacaaaaaaaatatgtttaaaatttatttcaataCTAAACCACTAgcaacaattttattttcttcagataaaataaaacgaGATAAAGGAGATATTgaaaatgacaaaaaatcataagcattaaaaaaaaggcCATCTGAAgtgataaaatattgtagTTCATTTCTAAAATACTGTGTACATATTGATGTATTgttattaatttgtatttCAACGATTCCTATATCATAACTACGTAAAcagcattttttattttctgttttttcataaaaaatagtatttttttttttcttataattttttaagtcACCAATTTGTGTAGAAATTTGTTCATTACAATCTAATTTTAACTTACTATTTGGTATGGTATAACTATTTGATGAATCTTTAGTTTTATAAACATAGtagacattttttattgttacaCTGTGAGAATAATTCAAggaataaaacaaataatttctTCCTATTATTAAAggaatttttatatcattcatttttattaaagcttttaatttattataagtaaaaatattatttatagtaTATGGATAATTCATTTCAATATCTGTTGTCGTATTACTAGCTAACAAAGAGCCATTCAttactttattttcatcaatttttataaggACGTTATCTACAAtatcatcatttatattgaCACGTTCATTAACTGTGCAATTTTTTGCCATTTCagataaaattttaataaaatttaaaaaattattttgaaaagaagcatttgtattatgtacatttttttctttcccTTCA
Protein-coding sequences here:
- a CDS encoding NifU-like protein, putative, translating into MIHLKNKCFHGRLWLKCKGPIHIYKKNNLYFYNYVNFLNKSFLRKEINSMYFSTSNNLDYINYINEINNYIETFQKHSDNSISNEGNILPILQKIKNETKYNENEEIMEIISSIKLLIEKRVRPIVVNDGGDIKFVCFDMDTGIVYVQLQGACVGCSQSEVTLQYMIKNMLTYYISEIKEIKNISKDGIIL